In Leptolyngbya sp. SIO1E4, one DNA window encodes the following:
- a CDS encoding metal-dependent hydrolase, whose translation MASPIGHTLAGYLGYQLMPTLPIKPQSNKGLMWGAIAIANLPDLDFLPGLLVGDAFAFHRQGSHTLIAAIAVGSLVALGMGLSGKGLAGRWRKQTSGFSKFQWLWWGIWAMAVYLGHLCLDLLMADPTPPFGLQLLWPFSEAFFASPIAIIPGWQFDSMLSWHNLTVVGSEILWLMPIIWPVGAIVPKPRKSQQR comes from the coding sequence ATGGCATCACCCATCGGTCATACCTTAGCAGGCTATTTAGGGTACCAGCTGATGCCGACTCTCCCCATAAAGCCCCAATCTAATAAGGGGTTGATGTGGGGGGCGATCGCGATCGCCAACCTGCCAGACCTGGATTTTTTACCGGGATTACTTGTGGGAGATGCCTTTGCCTTTCATCGCCAGGGGAGCCACACACTCATCGCGGCGATCGCGGTAGGGAGTCTGGTGGCGCTGGGCATGGGGTTGTCAGGAAAAGGGTTGGCAGGAAGATGGAGGAAGCAGACCTCCGGTTTTTCTAAATTCCAGTGGCTTTGGTGGGGAATCTGGGCGATGGCAGTGTACCTAGGGCACCTATGCCTGGATTTACTCATGGCAGATCCGACTCCGCCTTTTGGACTGCAGCTGCTATGGCCGTTTTCTGAGGCCTTTTTTGCGTCGCCTATCGCGATCATCCCTGGATGGCAGTTTGACTCCATGTTGAGTTGGCACAATCTCACAGTGGTGGGGAGCGAGATTTTGTGGCTGATGCCAATAATTTGGCCCGTTGGGGCGATCGTGCCCAAGCCACGGAAATCTCAGCAACGCTGA
- a CDS encoding Uma2 family endonuclease: MVNSPIRPQPLTNTVLPNVTWLTLEKLDVELEGTGARLVYLDGFLEIMAPLSDEHEEPKKRLAQLLEAYMRLKHIRFYAKGSTTIGVKELGARKEPDESYCIGPLQPIPNLALEITVTSGGVDVLEIYQRIGVQEVWFWEDGSITIYALRSSGYELIHKSELLPGLDIRSLEFHARMGDQFDAINRFIDELQRPSV; this comes from the coding sequence ATGGTTAATAGCCCAATCAGACCTCAGCCCCTGACTAACACAGTGTTGCCCAACGTCACCTGGCTCACGCTGGAAAAGCTAGATGTAGAACTAGAAGGCACTGGGGCTCGGTTGGTGTATTTGGATGGATTCCTAGAGATTATGGCCCCGCTTTCAGACGAGCATGAGGAACCCAAAAAACGATTGGCTCAACTCCTGGAAGCCTACATGCGCCTGAAGCACATTCGTTTCTATGCCAAGGGCAGCACGACTATCGGCGTGAAAGAACTGGGCGCGCGCAAAGAACCTGACGAATCCTACTGCATTGGCCCACTCCAACCTATTCCCAACCTAGCGCTGGAAATCACAGTCACCAGCGGCGGTGTCGATGTTCTAGAAATCTATCAACGGATTGGCGTCCAGGAAGTTTGGTTTTGGGAGGATGGCAGCATCACGATTTATGCGCTTCGATCCAGTGGCTACGAGCTGATTCACAAGAGCGAACTATTGCCAGGACTCGATATCCGCAGCTTAGAGTTTCACGCCCGCATGGGGGATCAATTCGATGCCATCAATCGCTTCATCGATGAACTGCAGCGCCCCAGCGTCTAA